The window TCCGTCGGTCGTGAACGAGCATTACAGGCATGTCGATTTGGGCCCGAATTCGGTGTATTCCCTGCTTTATAACGGAATGATCCATCCGCTGAAGGATTTCCGGATACGCGGTGCGATCTGGTATCAGGGAGAGAACAATGCCGGGAGGGCTTACGGCTACCGGACGTTGTTTCCGAATCTCATCCGGGACTGGCGCGGACAGTGGGGATATGAGTTCCCGTTTTACTGGGTGCAGCTGGCCAATTTCATGGAGAGGGACGACGTGCCTTCCGACAGCCCGTGGGCGGAACTCCGCGAGGCGCAGACCCTGACGCTCTCTTTGCCGCAGACCGGGCAGGCCGTCATCACGGATATCGGCGATGCGCAGGACATCCATCCGAAAAACAAGCAGGAGGTGGGCCGGCGGCTTGCGCTCGTCGCATTGAACAAGACCTACGGAAGAAGCGGAACGCTCTGTTCCGGCCCGACTTTCCGGTCGATGGAGAAGCGCGGCGACCGGCTCGTGCTGACCTTCGGACTGTGTGGGGCGCAATGGAAGGTGGCCGACAAATACGGCTATATCCGGGGCTTTGCCGTCGCGGGCACCGACCGTCGGTTTTTCTGGGCCAAAGCGGAACTCGAAGGGGATCGGATCGTGGTGTGGAGCGACCGGGTGAAAGATCCGGTGGCTGTCCGCTATGCCTGGGGAAATAATCCGGATGCGAATCTGTTCAACGACGCCGGACTGCCTGCGGTTCCGTTCAGAACCGACGGGTGGAAAGGGGTCACTGAATAGTGCAAAGAATGAAGAAGGCTGTCCGATGTTCGGACAGCCTTCTTTCGTTTTGCGTGATTCGTGGCTATTCGATGCCGCGCACGTGTTTCTCCCAGGCCCAGGCGGCGCGGAGCGTCTCGTCGAGCGTCCGGCCGGCCTTCCAACCCAACTCGGTGTTCGCAAGCGTGGGGTCGGCCCAGATGGCGACGATGTCGCCCGCACGCCGCGGAGCGATCTTGTGGGGAACCTTCACGCCGTTGACCTCCTCGAATTTGTGCACCAGCTCCAGTACCGAAACGCCGTTGCCGGTGCCGATGTTGAAGATCTCGTAGGGCTGTTTCTCCTTGCCGTCGATCATGCGGCTGATGGCTGCCACGTGGGCTTTGGCCAAGTCCACGACGTCGATGTAGTCGCGGATGCACGAACCGTCGGGCGTCGGATAGTCGTCGCCGAAGACCGAGAGGCATTCGCGCAGCCCGGCGGCGGTCTGCGTGATGAACGGCACGAGGTTCTGCGGCACGCCGCGCGGCAGTTCGCCGATCAGCGCCGAGGGGTGAGCCCCGATGGGGTTGAAATAGCGCAGGGCGATGCCCTTCATCCCGGGATAGGCGGCGATCGAGTCGCGCAGGATGTCTTCGCACATCTGCTTGGTGTTGCCGTAGGGCGAGGTGGCCGGCTTGCGGGGCGTCTGTTCGGTCACGGGCTGCTTCTCGGGCTCGCCGTAGACGGTGCACGACGACGAGAAGACGATGTTCCGGCGTCCGAATTCGCGCATCAGGCCGATGACGTTCATAAACGACGTGAGGTTGTTGCCGTAGTATTCGAGCGGCTTGGCGACCGATTCGCCCACGGCTTTCGACGCCGCGAAGTGGATCACCGAATCGAATTCGTACTGCTCGAAGACCTTGCGGAAAGCCGCGCGGTCGCAGCAGTCCACCTCGACGAAGGGGATGTCGGCGCCCGTGATCTTGCGCACGCCCTCGACGGCGTTCATGTCGCTGTTCGATAGGTTATCGACGATCACGACATCATAGCCGGCATTGATGAGTTCCACGGTGGTGTGCGAGCCGATGTACCCCGCGCCGCCGCTGACCAATACACACGATTTTTTCATAGGTTGCTGGTTGTTATTTGAGTCACAAAGACAGTGCAAGCCGAGTGCAGAGCCGGGTTTACCCCGGACTATGCCGAGGCGCCGCCTGTCTAAGCTGAAATTTATTTCAGCAAAGATATGATTTTTTCCGGCGGCGGCAAAAAAACGGGCCCGGAAATCGGGTCCGGAGGCTTTCGGGCTGCTTCGGCTAACAATTCGTAACCCGGTGTGCGAAAAAAGCGCCGGGAAAGTGTCGGTTTCTGAAATTTTTATCTATATTTGTAACAATTCGACACTCCAACGCGCGTAATTTTATCAAAACATAACGGAATATGTACGGAAAAATCAAAGAGCACCTGCAACGTGAGCTCGCCGAAATCGAGGCCGCAGGGCTTTACAAACGGGAACGGATCATCTGCTCGCCCCAGCGGGCCGAGATCGAGGTTGCAGGTCGGAAGGTGCTGAACTTTTGCGCCAACAACTACCTCGGCCTGTCGGACAACCGGCGGCTGATCGACGCTGCCAAACGCGCTATGGACGACCGCGGCTTCGGCATGTCGTCCGTGCGCTTCATCTGCGGCTGCCAGGACATCCACAAGGAGCTCGAAAAGGCCATCGCCGACTATTTCGGCACCGAGGACACGATCCTCTACGCCGCCTGTTTCGACGCTAACGGCGGTGTCTTCGAACCGCTCCTGACGGAGCAGGACGCCATCATCTCCGATGCGCTCAACCACGCCTCGATCATCGACGGCGTGCGTCTGTGCAAGGCCGTGCGCTACCGCTACGCCAACGCCGACATGGCCGAACTGGAGGAGTGCCTCCAGAAGGCGCAGGCCCAGCGTTTCCGCATCATCTGCACCGACGGGGTATTCTCGATGGACGG of the Alistipes senegalensis JC50 genome contains:
- the galE gene encoding UDP-glucose 4-epimerase GalE; protein product: MKKSCVLVSGGAGYIGSHTTVELINAGYDVVIVDNLSNSDMNAVEGVRKITGADIPFVEVDCCDRAAFRKVFEQYEFDSVIHFAASKAVGESVAKPLEYYGNNLTSFMNVIGLMREFGRRNIVFSSSCTVYGEPEKQPVTEQTPRKPATSPYGNTKQMCEDILRDSIAAYPGMKGIALRYFNPIGAHPSALIGELPRGVPQNLVPFITQTAAGLRECLSVFGDDYPTPDGSCIRDYIDVVDLAKAHVAAISRMIDGKEKQPYEIFNIGTGNGVSVLELVHKFEEVNGVKVPHKIAPRRAGDIVAIWADPTLANTELGWKAGRTLDETLRAAWAWEKHVRGIE